Proteins from a single region of Haemorhous mexicanus isolate bHaeMex1 chromosome 4, bHaeMex1.pri, whole genome shotgun sequence:
- the PLK4 gene encoding serine/threonine-protein kinase PLK4, whose product MATCIGERIEDFKVGNLLGKGSFAGVYRAVSLKTGLEVAIKMIDKKAMHKVGMVQRVQNEVKIHCQLKHPSILELYNYFEDSNYVYLILEICHNGEMSRYIKNRKKPFSEDEARHFLHQIITGMLYLHSHGILHRDLTLSNILLTSNMNVKIADFGLATQLKMPHEKHYTMCGTPNYISPEIATRSPHGLESDVWSLGCMFYTLLIGKPPFDTDTVRNTLNKVVLADYEMPAFLSREAQDLIHRLLRKNPADRLSLSSVLDHPFMARGGSARSRDLGTSEDSMDSGNATISTTFMGSSSISTSGSLKEKKKLLVGQPLPNKITFFPTNKNSSNNSSGDGSGSFQQWGIQGKESGVSGRGRTTQPAEERPHSRYLRRAHSSDRSGTSHSHSQGISNVMDRCHSLEVLSNPKIGTRKNTEYFSPANSYTDIGEIFKEKTSSTSGSFEEQISPPVKDQPHSNYLCPVKPQVGLLEQKSQAETMQQWLGSMQTNDPLGPPADLSGKSNTQGGFRYHLDVQQEAPRNAWNTLKDIRNHGASGDCPHSLNQRNPKQCIPGVVCKNEKVQPGLWLSSRMTCGLWSTPEQNQTCGQEPSAHQKPTLRSVVSPLSAHRLKPIRQKTKNAVVSILDTGEVCMEFLKEHRSQELVKEVLRISCDGNVIAAYHPNEGRGFLLDDRPPPPPEGICTYNFDNLPEKYWKKYQYAAKFVQLVRTKTPKVTFYTRYAKCMLMENSPPADVEICFYDGAKIHKTAGITRVIEKSGKSFTLKGESEAGLKKEIQAYMDHANEGHRICLALECAVLEEEKRSGSAPFFPIIVGRKPGNTESPLAVAPPLLDKTNYSKEVVALDRNQTASSTPVQTPNSAPVVPCEKPTFLTNTVEKTCSSVHQTECSPNSAQLVKSVFVKNVGWASQLTSGAVWVQFNDGSQLVAQAGVSSITYTSPDGQTTRYGEDDKLPEYIKEKLHCLSSILVMFTNPAGPQCVKETGCHGTRA is encoded by the exons ATGGCGACCTGCATCGGCGAGAGGATAGAG GATTTCAAGGTGGGGAACCTCCTGGGGAAGGGCTCCTTCGCGGGGGTCTACAGAGCAGTATCCCTGAAAACCGGCCTGGAAGTGGCCATCAAAATG ATAGACAAAAAAGCCATGCACAAAGTTGGAATGGTACAGAGGGTTCAGAATGAGGTGAAAATACATTGTCAGCTAAAGCATCCATCTATACTTGAG ctttatAACTATTTTGAAGATAGCAACTATGTGTACTTGATACTTGAGATATGTCACAATGGCGAAATGAGCAGATACataaagaacagaaagaaacccTTTTCAGAAGATGAAG CACGACACTTCCTGCACCAGATTATCACAGGTATGCTGTACCTTCATTCCCACGGAATATTGCACCGGGACCTCACCCTCTCCAATATCTTACTCACCAGCAACATGAATGTCAAGATTGCTGATTTTGGGTTGGCCACTCAGCTGAAGATGCCTCATGAGAAGCATTACACCATGTGTGGAACTCCCAATTACATCTCTCCGGAGATAGCCACGAGGAGCCCGCACGGGCTGGAGTCGGACGTGTGGTCTCTGGGCTGCATGTTTTACACTCTGCTCATTGGCAAGCCGCCTTTTGACACGGACACGGTCAGGAACACGCTGAACAAAGTGGTGCTGGCAGACTATGAAATGCCAGCCTTCTTGTCCAGAGAGGCCCAGGACCTCATTCACAGGCTACTGCGCAAAAACCCCGCCGATCGCTTGAGCCTTTCCTCCGTCTTGGATCATCCTTTTATGGCCAGGGGTGGCTCTGCACGGAGCAGAGATCTGGGAACCTCAGAAGATTCCATGGACAGTGGAAATGCCACCATCTCTACGACCTTCATGGGTTCTTCCAGCATCAGCACCAGTGGTAgcttaaaggaaaagaagaagctGTTAGTTGGACAGCCGCTCccaaataaaattactttttttcctacaaaCAAGAATTCCAGTAATAATTCATCAGGAGATGGAAGTGGTTCTTTCCAGCAGTGGGGAATTCAGGGAAAGGAAAGTGGAGTAAGTGGCAGGGGAAGAACCACTCAGCCTGCTGAGGAGAGGCCACATTCCCGCTACCTCCGAAGAGCCCACTCCTCAGACAGGTCTGGCACATCCCACAGCCACTCTCAAGGCATATCCAATGTCATGGATCGATGTCACTCCTTGGAAGTGCTTTCCAATCCTAAAATAGgaacaaggaaaaacacagaataCTTTTCACCTGCCAACAGCTATACTGATATAGGAGAAATATTTAAGGAGAAGACTTCTAGTACTTCTGGTTCTTTTGAAGAGCAGATATCTCCACCTGTAAAAGATCAACCACA CTCAAATTATCTGTGCCCAGTGAAGCCCCAGGTTGGTTTGTTAGAGCAGAAGTCCCAGGCTGAGACGATGCAGCAGTGGCTTGGAAGCATGCAAACAAATG ATCCTCTGGGACCACCTGCAGACCTGAGTGGCAAGAGTAACACACAGGGAGGTTTTCGGTACCATCTGGATGTGCAGCAGGAGGCACCAAGGAATGCATGGAACACCTTAAAAGACATAAGGAATCATGGAGCATCTGGGGACTGTCCACATTCTTTAAACCAGAGAAACCCAAAGCAGTGCATCCCTGGAGTTGTCTGCAAAAATGAGAAAGTTCAGCCTGGCCTCTGGCTGAGCTCCAGAATGACATGTGGCCTTTGGTCAACTCCAGAGCAAAACCAAACTTGTGGCCAAGAACCATCAGCACACCAGAAACCTACACTGAGAAGTGTTGTGTCACCTCTCAGTGCTCACAGGCTGAAACCCATCAGGCAGAAAACCAAAAATGCAGTG gTGAGCATTCTAGATACTGGGGAAGTGTGTATGGAGTTTCTGAAAGAACACCGCTCACAGGAACTTGTGAAAGAAGTTCTCAGAATATCTTGTGATGGAAATGTG ATTGCAGCTTATCATCCAAATGAAGGAAGAGGTTTCCTTCTTGATGACagacctcctcctcctcctgaagGCATCTGCACATATAATTTTGACAATTTGCCAG aaaaGTACTGGAAAAAATACCAGTATGCAGCTAAGTTTGTGCAGTTGGTGAGAACAAAAACTCCCAAAGTGACGTTTTATACAAGATATGCCAAGTGCATGTTGATGGAAAATTCACCCCCTGCAGATGTTGAAATTTGTTTTTATGATG GAGCAAAGATCCATAAGACAGCTGGTATAACTCGTGTGATTGAAAAGTCAGGGAAATCCTTCACTTTGAAAGGAGAAAGCGAAGCAGGGTTGAAGAAGGAAATCCAGGCTTACATGGATCATGCAAATGAG GGACATCGTATATGCCTTGCACTGGAATGTGCTgttttggaagaagaaaaaaggagtgGAAGTGCTCCATTTTTTCCAATAATTGTTGGAAG aaaacctGGTAATACCGAATCACCACTGGCTGTAGCACCTCCACTGCTGGACAAGACAAACTATTCAAAAGAAGTTGTGGCATTGGATAGAAATCAAACTGCCAGTTCTACTCCAGTTCAGACTCCAAACTCTGCTCCT GTGGTGCCTTGTGAAAAGCCTACATTTCTGACTAACACTGTTGAAAAGACCTGCTCCTCTGTTCATCAAACTGAATGCagcccaaattcagcccaaCTTGTCAAATCTGTTTTTGTGAAAAATGTTGGTTGGGCTTCTCAG CTGACCAGTGGAGCAGTATGGGTTCAGTTCAATGATGGTTCCCAGCTGGTGGCCCAAGCAGGTGTCTCTTCAATCACTTACACTTCTCCAGATGGCCAGACAACCAG GTATGGAGAAGATGATAAGTTGCCAGAATACATCAAAGAGAAGCTGCACTGTCTGTCTTCTATTCTTGTAATGTTTACCAATCCAGCTGGTCCTCAGTGTGTAAAGGAAACCGGGTGTCATGGCACAAGAGCTTAA
- the MFSD8 gene encoding major facilitator superfamily domain-containing protein 8: MAAAGSAPEALPDGREPLLGSAGDEEEEEESRDVVESQEHYKSRWRSIWIMYLTMFLSSVGFSIVIMSVWPYLQKIDPTADASFLGWIIASYSIGQMVASPLFGLWSNYRPRREPLVISTAISVAANCLYAYVHVPHAHNKYYMLTARALVGFGAGNVAVVRSYIAGATSLTERTSAMANTSACQAVGFILGPVFQTCFTLIGEEGVTWKFLCLQLNMYTTPVLFGALLGVINIILIFAIFREHRVDDMGRQYKSINSDGEGSDVLDQNTEGSIDHVAVVALNVLFFVILFVFAVFETIATPLTMDMYSWTRKEAVFYNGIILSVIGIESVIVFMVVKTLSKKTGERAILHAGLLIVLVGFFILLPWGKKLPNIQWQEIKNNSIPRTAPSEMLAPFWSLPELQLPSNHTAEPVGCPVTQSWCLNTPMIYLAQYISSDVLIGLGYPVCNVMSYTLYSKVLGPKPQGVYMGWLTASGSGARILGPVFVSQIYTHLGPRWAFSLICGVVVVSLLLLEIVYKRLIAFSVRYGRMQEENC, from the exons atggcggcggcgggCTCCGCTCCGGAGGCGCTTCCCGACGGGAGGGAGCCCCTGCTGGGGTCCGCgggggatgaggaggaggaggaagagagcag GGATGTTGTGGAATCACAGGAGCATTATAAGAGCAGGTGGCGATCCATCTGGATCATGTACCTGACAATGTTTCTCAGTAGTGTAG GTTTCTCAATTGTAATTATGTCTGTGTGGCCGTATCTCCAAAAG ATTGATCCAACAGCAGATGCCAGTTTCCTGGGCTGGATTATAGCTTCATACAGCATTGGCCAAATGGTTGCCTCTCCCCTCTTTGGCCTGTGGTCCAACTACAGGCCCAGGAGAGAGCCTCTGGTCATTTCCACTGCTATTTCAGTAGCTGCTAATTGTCTCTATGCCTACGTCCACGTGCCCCATGCCCACAACAAGTACTACATGCTGACTGCCCGTGCTCTCGTGGGGTTTGGAGCAG gAAACGTGGCTGTAGTTCGATCGTATATTGCGGGTGCCACTTCTCTGACGGAAAGAACGAGTGCCATGGCCAATACCAGTGCCTGCCAAGCAGTTGGCTTCATATTAGGCCCAG tttttcaGACATGTTTTACGCTTATTGGAGAAGAAGGAGTAACGTGGAAATTCCTTTGTCTTCAGCTGAACATGTACACAACACCTGTGTTATTTGGAGCTCTCTTAGGAGTTATTAATATTATTCTCATCTTTGCCATATTCAG GGAGCATCGAGTGGATGACATGGGACGCCAGTACAAAAGTATCAATTCTGATGGAGAAG GAAGTGATGTTCTGGATCAGAACACAGAAGGAAGCATTGACCACGTTGCTGTGGTGGCACTCAACGTTCTCTTCTTTGTCATCCTGTTTGTGTTTGCTGTCTTTGAAAC TATAGCTACTCCACTGACAATGGATATGTATTCCTGGACCAGGAAAGAAGCTGTGTTTTATAATGGAATAATCCTTAGTGTGATAGGCATTGAATCAGTTATTGTTTTCATGGTGGTTAAAACACTATCAAAAAA GACTGGTGAGCGTGCCATCCTCCATGCAGGCTTACTGATTGTCTTGGTTGGATTCTTTATCTTACTGCCTTGGGGGAAGAAACTACCAAATATCCAGTGGCAAG aaataaagaacaaTTCCATTCCCAGAACAGCCCCCAGTGAAATGTTAGCACCTTTCTGGAGtttgccagagctgcagctgccatccAACCACACAGCAGAACCCGTGGGCTGCCCTGTCACACAGTCCTGGTGCCTGAACACTCCCATGATCTACCTGGCCCAGTACATCAGCTCTGATGTGCTCATAGGCTTGGGCTATCCTGTTTGCAATGTCATGTCCTACACTTTATACTCAAAAGTCCTAGGACCAAAGCCTCAG GGTGTCTACATGGGATGGTTGACTGCCTCTGGAAGTGGAGCACGGATCCTTGGGCCTGTTTTTGTGAGCCAAATCTACACTCACCTGGGGCCACGCTGGGCATTCAGCTTGATCTGTGGAGTAGTTGTAGTCTCTCTCTTACTCTTGGAGATAGTATACAAGAGACTAATTGCCTTTTCTGTCAGATATGGGAGGATGCAGGAAGAGAATTGCTAA